The Diachasmimorpha longicaudata isolate KC_UGA_2023 chromosome 2, iyDiaLong2, whole genome shotgun sequence genome segment AAGGTAATCTTGTCCCAGCATATATTAAATTCTTATCTGACGCAACGTAAGAGTCATGTCTACAACGCTCCATATAAAAGCGGAGGAACAAACGGTCGTCAAGTCAGTGTTTTCAAGACCGGTCAAGAGTGAAGTGCTAAGGCCGATAATTACAAGTGCAAACGAAAAGCGtatgaataatttcatcaaCGAATCATAATCTATTTCATATTAAAGTGTGACAATAAATCTAGAAAATTGTGCAATGAATAAAACAAAGGCTAATGTGACAAACGAGATTCCTCGTAAATTGGATAAGATGACGAAAAAATGCAAGGCACAATTCAACATCGACTACGCTTACTTCAAGACTGCAATGTCAAAGCGTCGAAGAACTGCAGCAACTCGAGAGCTGAGTAAGATTAAATTATCTTCATACCCTTCAATCTCCACCGATTTTCCAAATTGCCGGTACAAAATTAACGATGAATTGTTTCTAGCAAAAATAGCTTACTCGATGCCACACAGCGTGATATCATTAGCGGAGGGTATGCCAAATGAAGAAACTTTCCCCATCGCTGAAATTTCCCTGAAGTTGGTTGATGGTACGAGCCTCGTTCTGGATGGTGAAGAACTTGGGGTTGCACTCCAGTACATTCCGAGCCAGGGATATCCACCGCTTGTTGAGGTAATGAGAAATTGCATTGGAAATACTCTAAGATTAAACAAATAATTCGATACCGCAGTCTATCCCCATTCATCAGGATCAGTATTTGTTGTGCTTCATCTCCAATCAGCCAACACATTCTAATTGTCCCCATGCATGTCAACAATTCACATTATTTATCTAAATAAACATTTGCAATTGTTCTTCTCTCCAGGCGATGAGGGACTACCAAAAGAAAGTGCATAACCCTCCCCTGTGGGAGAGTCGAGACGTCGTGGTGGTGTCCGGAAGTCAAGATGGCCTGAGCAAAGCTTTGGAAGCCATCATCGGACCCGGCGAGCCAATACTCGTGCAAGATCCCCTCTATCCCGGAGCTAGTGTCGTTGTAAGTCTTCAACAAAACAACCTGCCgtgttccataaaaaattacccCCATAATCAAATGACTATGATCCTCTTAACCAGCTTTCGCCGTTGCAAGCCGAGATGATTCCCGTCAAGCAAGACAAACTTGGCATTGACCCGGAGAATCTCCGAGGGATCCTGATAAAGAGGGAGTCGGAAGGAAAAGAGATGCCGAAGTTGATGTACATCAACGCATCTGGGGCAAATCCGACGGGCACAGTCATCCCCTTGGATAGACGAAGGGAGATTTACAGAATTGCttgcaaatataattttctcattcttGATGACGATCCCTATCACTTCATGTGCTTTGACGTAAGTGATAATTCATCGCTTCATTCTTCTgattaaattcatgaaatgACGGCATATCACAGACATAATTTcctcagcaaaaaaaattaaaagttttCGCATTCACGTGATAAATGTTTGTCTTAAAAAACGTGGGaggataaatataaaaaaaaataggaatatGGAAAGATTTAGAGGCAACAAGAAATTTTATGAAGGTGTCCTGtcatttttattcgaaatcatgaaattttttcggcCGTTAATTTTTACGTGAATGAAAAACGACGATAGTGTCACGTAAATATTCCATAGTTTCTACCTCGCGTGATATATTCAACTGTGGTAATAAGTTTCGTGTTATTACGTGCTTCAGGAGCAGCCAAAGTCTTTTCTATCCCTCGACACTGAGGGCAGAGTAATCCGATTAGACTCCTTCTCGAAAGTCCTGGCTAGTGGCTTGAGATTGGGCCTAATCACCGCAGCAACTCCCCTCGTCGCAAGCATAGAGCTACACATGCAGAGCAGTCATCTACATGCATCAACGTTATCACAGGTTAGTGGCACCAGTTAGTAAACAAGCAACAAATCCAATTGACATGATCGTTgactataattttttcaccgcAGAGTTATGAGTAGTTCAATGTAATCATTTGATTTcactgaggaaaaaaaggGAACTATGACCGCGTCGCGTGTCTACTTATCGGGAATTGATTGAGGAAGTTCAAACGGGTCGTTAAGATTCATTTTAATCTGTGCATTGTACGTCACATGAATTATTGACGATTAATCACTAAAA includes the following:
- the LOC135173061 gene encoding kynurenine/alpha-aminoadipate aminotransferase, mitochondrial-like produces the protein MNKTKANVTNEIPRKLDKMTKKCKAQFNIDYAYFKTAMSKRRRTAATRELTKIAYSMPHSVISLAEGMPNEETFPIAEISLKLVDGTSLVLDGEELGVALQYIPSQGYPPLVEAMRDYQKKVHNPPLWESRDVVVVSGSQDGLSKALEAIIGPGEPILVQDPLYPGASVVLSPLQAEMIPVKQDKLGIDPENLRGILIKRESEGKEMPKLMYINASGANPTGTVIPLDRRREIYRIACKYNFLILDDDPYHFMCFDEQPKSFLSLDTEGRVIRLDSFSKVLASGLRLGLITAATPLVASIELHMQSSHLHASTLSQVLFYKIYKTWEYKGFMEHYAFIRSFYKERRDKMIEFAQKHLKDLVEFDAPSGGFFLWMKIKGIEDTWKMVMQSGVKNGVLLAPGAAFMADPSESCCAIRASYAKASYEEMELAMERLSRLIREELRLRADDNT